A portion of the Pseudomonas protegens CHA0 genome contains these proteins:
- a CDS encoding N-acetylmuramoyl-L-alanine amidase: MKLLALALSLLILAGCASGPRIDTSHPSVNYDQRAQFIIVHYTSASLERSLALLTHGQVSSHYLIGDDKSATIYKLVDEQYRAWHAGDSQWQGRTWLNSSSIGIEIVNPGFRDGPSGRLWYPYSEAQIQNLIVLLKDISKRNNISPRHIIGHSDIAPMRKLDPGPLFPWKRLAEAGLGLWPDAQAVARQQAFFTVSPPSIGWYQQQLAQLGYATPQTGELDKATRNILAAFQMHYRPGRFDGTPDAESAAILMVLNQTK, translated from the coding sequence ATGAAACTTCTTGCTCTTGCCCTCTCCCTGCTGATCCTCGCCGGCTGCGCCAGCGGCCCGCGCATCGACACCAGCCACCCGTCGGTCAATTACGATCAGCGCGCCCAGTTCATCATCGTCCACTACACCTCGGCATCGCTGGAGCGCTCCCTGGCCCTATTGACCCATGGCCAGGTCAGCAGCCACTACCTGATCGGCGATGACAAGTCCGCCACCATCTACAAGCTGGTGGACGAGCAATACCGTGCCTGGCATGCCGGCGACAGCCAGTGGCAGGGCCGGACCTGGCTCAACTCCAGTTCCATTGGCATCGAGATCGTCAACCCGGGGTTCCGCGATGGCCCCAGCGGGCGGCTCTGGTACCCCTACAGCGAAGCGCAGATCCAGAACCTGATCGTGCTGCTCAAGGACATCAGCAAGCGCAACAACATCTCGCCGCGCCACATCATTGGCCACAGCGATATCGCCCCCATGCGCAAGCTGGATCCGGGCCCGTTGTTTCCCTGGAAACGCCTGGCCGAGGCCGGCCTGGGCCTGTGGCCCGATGCCCAGGCAGTGGCACGCCAGCAGGCGTTCTTTACCGTGAGCCCGCCGAGCATCGGTTGGTACCAGCAGCAACTGGCCCAGCTGGGTTACGCCACGCCGCAGACCGGCGAGCTGGACAAGGCGACCCGTAACATCCTGGCCGCGTTCCAGATGCACTACCGGCC